A genomic stretch from Oncorhynchus gorbuscha isolate QuinsamMale2020 ecotype Even-year linkage group LG20, OgorEven_v1.0, whole genome shotgun sequence includes:
- the LOC124007473 gene encoding T-cell surface antigen CD2-like isoform X2, whose amino-acid sequence MSSPHTLRVLTSTGGLPMWMMLLHLYISYVVAEDIRVVGRVGNSIFLHPKMHLHAKISDIRWKHDNTDMLIARNGTLVHLMDRCEIFLNGSLKFNEGLKRDSGNYTVQQYSENGGRLSERHIELNILEPVSKPKVRTSCTYDGRVVLTCSVDKGDRVMMIWTEQPFAWTGSNQTLSSGPVLFLDSHTPGDLTCVAMNEISEEGFSPVVPTCRGHRSAVAAFGLFAFALTTLAVAILHLKKRRQKKRKGQSQTEYVEENNYIEMRGDLCNKWPQEETTIHPDQDTSHYEFCRPLAPASSQRKRRLSLEFNDIYV is encoded by the exons ATGTCCTCACCCCATACTCTGAGAGTTTTAACATCTACTGGTGGGCTTCCAATGTGGATGATGCTTCTTCACCTCTACATAAGCTATG TTGTTGCAGAAGACATCAGAGTAGTTGGACGAGTAGGAAACTCCATATTCCTTCACCCTAAAATGCACTTACACGCCAAGATCTCTGACATAAGATGGAAACATGATAATACAGATATGTTAATAGCTAGAAATGGTACGCTTGTTCATTTAATGGATAGGTGTGAGATCTTTCTAAATGGTTCACTGAAGTTTAATGAAGGACTGAAAAGAGACAGTGGAAATTATACTGTTCAACAATACAGTGAAAATGGAGGCCGTTTATCCGAGCGGCACATTGAGCTCAATATTCTAG AACCTGTTTCCAAACCAAAGGTGAGAACCTCCTGTACTTATGATGGGAGAGTTGTTCTGACCTGCTCTGTTGATAAAGGAGACAGAGTTATGATGATCTGGACCGAGCAGCCATTTGCCTGGACAGGGTCCAATCAGACCCTGAGCTCAGGTCCTGTTCTATTCCTGGACAGCCATACGCCTGGAGACCTGACCTGTGTGGCAATGAACGAAATAAGTGAGGAAGGCTTCAGCCCAGTTGTCCCAACATGCAGAG GTCACAGGTCAGCTGTGGCTGCATTTGGTCTCTTTGCATTTGCACTGACGACACTGGCCGTCGCCATTCTACATTTGAAGAAGAGGCGTCAGAAAAAGAGAAAAGGTCAAAGTCAGACTGAAT ATGTGGAGGAGAACAACTACATTGAGATGCGTGGGGATTTATGCAACAAATGGCCACAGGAGGAGACCACAATCCACCCGGACCAAGACACCTCCCATTACG AATTCTGCAGACCTCTTGCACCTGCTTCCAGCCAGAGAAAGAGACGACTGTCACTGGAGTTTAATGATATCTATGTATGA
- the LOC124007473 gene encoding uncharacterized protein LOC124007473 isoform X3, whose translation MSSPHTLRVLTSTGGLPMWMMLLHLYISYEPVSKPKVRTSCTYDGRVVLTCSVDKGDRVMMIWTEQPFAWTGSNQTLSSGPVLFLDSHTPGDLTCVAMNEISEEGFSPVVPTCRGHRSAVAAFGLFAFALTTLAVAILHLKKRRQKKRKGQSQTEYVEENNYIEMRGDLCNKWPQEETTIHPDQDTSHYEFCRPLAPASSQRKRRLSLEFNDIYV comes from the exons ATGTCCTCACCCCATACTCTGAGAGTTTTAACATCTACTGGTGGGCTTCCAATGTGGATGATGCTTCTTCACCTCTACATAAGCTATG AACCTGTTTCCAAACCAAAGGTGAGAACCTCCTGTACTTATGATGGGAGAGTTGTTCTGACCTGCTCTGTTGATAAAGGAGACAGAGTTATGATGATCTGGACCGAGCAGCCATTTGCCTGGACAGGGTCCAATCAGACCCTGAGCTCAGGTCCTGTTCTATTCCTGGACAGCCATACGCCTGGAGACCTGACCTGTGTGGCAATGAACGAAATAAGTGAGGAAGGCTTCAGCCCAGTTGTCCCAACATGCAGAG GTCACAGGTCAGCTGTGGCTGCATTTGGTCTCTTTGCATTTGCACTGACGACACTGGCCGTCGCCATTCTACATTTGAAGAAGAGGCGTCAGAAAAAGAGAAAAGGTCAAAGTCAGACTGAAT ATGTGGAGGAGAACAACTACATTGAGATGCGTGGGGATTTATGCAACAAATGGCCACAGGAGGAGACCACAATCCACCCGGACCAAGACACCTCCCATTACG AATTCTGCAGACCTCTTGCACCTGCTTCCAGCCAGAGAAAGAGACGACTGTCACTGGAGTTTAATGATATCTATGTATGA